The following are encoded together in the Bradymonas sediminis genome:
- a CDS encoding pilus assembly protein TadG-related protein has product MSDGLARFNRDDSGAILLLGLAGILILMMLGWVLYDTGQVSRDKMDVQTAADTAAYSQAAVRARAMNNLAYANIAKRSVVGIHAQYYSLWKGYEKWYTDTCPPDPEDEAAVTLCEENEKIYEAEKDGDYKIFKDKNTKEYYLQDLIAIDNYQRYTHAFTPWWGWAEAVHRAARNGATMASSFPYPASQGPPGRYPLVNAIGDRVLNEVGWSPLVRHTNLVDTLPVMLASHDINYDDGYHFMLENGMGPEHSFYKDERNFNNDAHKAASEGMAGSQDVLDHAFQFFPGIIRTESKDAFGKHGEPWTLFNPAEPARWSLLTSNLVFTYRHEKELFGDMRNKYGYMKKDYSLEDEEKYRSSGYWGMARAEMSFQGGFRTPDLWHPRWTARMRPVALPGEMQKVGVEMSSVYHDMLPFLAFSGILITGSSSIINESFDDLVFMERATRALGHSTVEGITK; this is encoded by the coding sequence ATGAGTGACGGTCTGGCGCGCTTCAATCGCGACGACTCCGGCGCGATCTTGCTGCTGGGCCTGGCGGGCATCCTCATCCTGATGATGCTCGGCTGGGTTTTGTACGACACCGGCCAGGTCAGCCGCGACAAAATGGACGTGCAGACCGCCGCCGACACCGCCGCCTATAGCCAGGCCGCGGTGCGCGCCCGGGCGATGAATAACCTCGCCTACGCCAATATCGCCAAGCGCTCGGTGGTGGGGATTCACGCCCAATATTACTCCCTCTGGAAGGGCTATGAGAAATGGTACACCGACACCTGCCCGCCCGACCCCGAAGACGAAGCGGCGGTCACGCTCTGCGAAGAAAACGAGAAGATCTACGAGGCCGAGAAGGACGGGGATTATAAGATCTTTAAGGATAAAAATACCAAGGAGTATTACCTTCAGGATCTCATCGCCATCGACAATTATCAGCGCTACACCCACGCCTTTACCCCGTGGTGGGGTTGGGCCGAGGCGGTGCACCGCGCGGCCCGAAACGGCGCGACGATGGCCTCATCCTTCCCCTATCCGGCCAGCCAGGGCCCCCCGGGGCGCTATCCGCTGGTCAACGCCATCGGGGACCGCGTGCTCAACGAGGTCGGCTGGTCGCCGCTGGTTCGCCACACCAACCTGGTCGACACCCTGCCGGTGATGCTGGCAAGCCACGACATCAATTATGATGACGGCTATCACTTTATGCTCGAGAACGGCATGGGCCCCGAGCACAGCTTCTATAAGGACGAGCGCAACTTCAATAATGACGCGCACAAAGCCGCCTCCGAGGGCATGGCGGGCAGCCAAGACGTCCTGGACCACGCCTTTCAGTTCTTTCCGGGCATCATCCGAACCGAATCCAAAGACGCGTTCGGCAAACACGGTGAACCCTGGACCCTCTTCAACCCGGCCGAGCCGGCGCGCTGGAGCCTGCTGACCTCGAACCTGGTCTTCACCTACCGCCACGAAAAAGAGCTCTTCGGGGATATGCGCAATAAATACGGCTATATGAAGAAAGACTATAGCCTCGAGGACGAAGAGAAATACCGCTCCAGCGGCTATTGGGGCATGGCGCGCGCGGAGATGTCATTTCAGGGCGGCTTCCGCACCCCCGACCTGTGGCACCCGCGCTGGACCGCGCGCATGCGCCCGGTCGCGCTGCCTGGCGAGATGCAGAAGGTCGGCGTCGAGATGTCGAGCGTCTACCACGATATGCTCCCCTTCCTTGCGTTTAGCGGCATCCTCATCACCGGAAGCTCGTCGATCATCAACGAATCCTTTGATGACCTGGTCTTCATGGAACGCGCGACCCGCGCCCTCGGCCACTCAACCGTGGAGGGCATCACGAAATGA
- a CDS encoding N-acetylmuramoyl-L-alanine amidase encodes MNSARTHRLARLLLGAACLLALAGCGMTDDEPAAVIPQTSDIYVTQGQEVKTKDISGFCKVQTDRGEKELQEYLANVVSCEAAYSADIEALKAQAIAARSFAMYINHGLKRPLRSSQADQHYACGRPIRALARQAVKETAGVVGQYNGTLVPLFYKAGSEQQTASCRGIGGGATNTEHFITYNEGKRGSAVQGAYGQPSSNDNRGDMSQWGAVCLERKGKKALDILRFYYGADIETVQLQGSCIANTVDEAVLTDGSGAGAQECTSTTERPDIIERSGWGARPPRSLTGKHTPNRFAIHHAVSPNNLSVSGAERIRGFQDYHMDGHGWPDIGYHFLIDRDGKIYRGTAEDRIGAHVGGQNTGNIGISFLGQYQPPSALGIPAAEPTDEALKSAGKLIRYLADKYNIDVKRSVVQGHRENPGQSTSCPGDLLLNQIPKIITYAGSDVLCGRPERPHDEVRDTPKFNLEATNYKYIKIKATADTPAPYPRSVGGFEVDSVFFQTDRSAPAVYASSVASSSDDVTGASGATGPPNNDSCGSRTSNAAVLGVGEEIVLGFPSTFKSGAVISVVQNEFSSMAGCNSGYSAEVWASPDKENWVKIASDISGNISGLSAPASSVHFQTPRDGASYASGNLNLTVDASPDVQHVEYFIGGRSIGTGTDWDSSFRLAHLLEGEGTYKITARAVGSDGQTVATDTVTITLSDAFRFSSPRPGPAGMSALAPKDATFKVIGGPSEIVTVIYESDGYNVGESSQRSSDFRVAYSFDNLSGTDGFRRIIAYAKNAAGEIIATAELDVLVSAHIQDGLEWVRPASRGWYSPKIRMRTRRLNPEIISVDYEVEDKAVCRSDNPDTNFACTHKFSQRGWVEITAVGYDTKEQLSDPAEREAHTIAKVKIKVFITNEDGTVPGYELGDDDEPLPGSGSDGGGSAPGGGGEADSAMAEKLAVQGGQCSGVGNGGMAARCSNGRGGYSTGQCWGFVKAAVIRSGLATRADIDRLAAKVGMSAYQVQVSASGFTHAADRASPEALASTMGLKKIDVPPSQAPRGAIIGWFAGCRGYHATYGHIEVAMGDGYACSDFCGPVGNASCGRVFVPIK; translated from the coding sequence ATGAATAGCGCGCGAACACATCGCTTAGCCCGCCTCTTACTCGGGGCCGCCTGCCTGCTCGCCCTCGCCGGCTGCGGAATGACCGACGACGAACCCGCCGCGGTCATCCCGCAGACCTCGGATATCTATGTGACCCAGGGTCAGGAGGTAAAAACCAAGGACATCAGTGGTTTTTGCAAGGTCCAAACCGACCGGGGCGAGAAGGAACTCCAGGAATATCTGGCCAACGTGGTCAGCTGCGAGGCCGCCTATAGCGCCGATATCGAGGCGCTTAAGGCCCAGGCCATCGCCGCGCGCTCGTTCGCGATGTATATCAACCACGGCCTGAAGCGCCCGCTGCGCTCAAGCCAGGCCGACCAGCACTACGCCTGCGGGCGCCCCATCCGCGCCCTCGCCCGCCAGGCCGTCAAAGAGACCGCCGGGGTCGTCGGCCAATATAATGGCACGCTGGTGCCGCTCTTCTACAAGGCCGGCTCCGAGCAACAGACCGCATCCTGCCGGGGCATCGGTGGCGGCGCCACCAACACCGAGCATTTTATCACCTATAACGAGGGCAAGCGCGGCAGCGCCGTCCAGGGCGCCTATGGCCAGCCCAGCAGCAACGACAACCGCGGCGATATGAGCCAATGGGGCGCGGTTTGCCTGGAGCGAAAGGGCAAAAAAGCGCTGGATATCCTGCGCTTTTATTACGGCGCCGACATCGAGACCGTCCAACTTCAGGGCTCCTGCATCGCCAATACGGTCGACGAAGCCGTGCTAACCGACGGCAGCGGCGCGGGCGCGCAAGAGTGTACCTCGACCACCGAGCGCCCCGATATCATCGAGCGCTCCGGCTGGGGCGCACGCCCGCCGCGCTCGCTGACCGGCAAGCACACGCCCAACCGCTTCGCCATTCACCACGCCGTGTCGCCCAATAACCTGTCGGTCTCGGGCGCCGAGCGCATCCGCGGCTTCCAGGACTACCATATGGACGGCCACGGCTGGCCCGATATCGGCTATCACTTCTTGATCGACCGTGACGGTAAAATCTACCGCGGCACCGCCGAAGACCGCATCGGTGCGCACGTCGGCGGGCAGAATACCGGCAACATCGGCATCAGCTTCCTGGGCCAATACCAGCCTCCCTCGGCGCTGGGAATCCCGGCCGCCGAGCCGACCGACGAGGCGCTTAAATCCGCCGGGAAGCTCATTCGCTACCTGGCCGACAAATATAATATCGACGTGAAGCGCTCGGTCGTGCAGGGTCACCGCGAGAACCCGGGCCAATCCACCTCCTGCCCGGGCGATTTGCTGCTCAATCAGATCCCCAAGATCATCACCTACGCCGGCTCCGACGTCCTCTGCGGCCGCCCCGAGCGCCCGCATGACGAGGTTCGTGACACCCCGAAATTCAACCTGGAGGCCACGAATTATAAATATATCAAGATCAAGGCCACCGCCGACACCCCGGCCCCCTACCCGCGCAGCGTCGGCGGGTTCGAGGTCGACTCGGTCTTCTTCCAAACCGACCGCAGCGCCCCGGCCGTCTATGCGTCTTCGGTCGCCAGCAGCTCCGACGACGTGACCGGCGCCAGCGGGGCGACCGGCCCGCCCAATAACGATAGCTGCGGCTCGCGCACCAGCAACGCCGCGGTGCTCGGCGTCGGCGAAGAGATCGTCCTAGGCTTCCCAAGCACCTTCAAAAGCGGCGCGGTGATCTCGGTCGTCCAGAACGAATTCAGCAGCATGGCCGGGTGCAACTCCGGCTATAGCGCCGAGGTCTGGGCCTCGCCCGACAAAGAGAATTGGGTCAAGATCGCCAGCGACATCTCCGGCAATATCTCCGGCCTGAGCGCCCCCGCGTCCAGCGTCCACTTCCAGACACCGCGCGACGGCGCGAGCTACGCCAGCGGCAACCTCAACCTCACCGTGGACGCCTCACCCGACGTCCAACACGTCGAGTATTTCATCGGCGGCCGCTCCATTGGCACCGGCACCGACTGGGATAGCTCCTTCCGCCTGGCCCACCTGCTTGAGGGCGAAGGCACCTATAAAATCACCGCCCGCGCGGTCGGCAGCGACGGACAGACCGTGGCCACCGACACCGTCACCATCACGCTGAGCGACGCGTTCCGCTTCTCCAGCCCGCGCCCCGGCCCGGCCGGCATGTCGGCCCTGGCCCCCAAGGACGCCACCTTCAAGGTGATCGGCGGGCCCTCCGAGATCGTCACCGTCATCTACGAGTCCGACGGCTATAACGTCGGCGAGTCCTCGCAGCGCTCAAGTGACTTCCGGGTCGCCTACTCCTTTGACAACCTCAGCGGCACCGACGGCTTCCGGCGCATCATCGCCTACGCCAAGAACGCAGCCGGTGAGATCATCGCGACCGCCGAACTCGACGTGTTGGTCTCCGCCCACATTCAGGACGGCCTGGAGTGGGTCCGACCGGCCTCTCGCGGCTGGTATAGCCCCAAGATCCGCATGCGCACGCGCCGCCTCAACCCCGAGATTATCTCGGTCGACTACGAGGTCGAGGACAAAGCGGTCTGCCGCTCCGACAACCCTGACACTAACTTCGCCTGCACCCATAAATTCAGCCAACGCGGCTGGGTCGAGATCACGGCGGTCGGCTACGACACCAAAGAGCAACTGAGCGACCCGGCCGAGCGCGAAGCGCACACCATCGCCAAGGTCAAAATCAAGGTCTTCATCACCAACGAGGACGGCACGGTCCCCGGCTATGAGCTCGGCGATGACGATGAACCCCTGCCCGGCTCGGGCAGTGACGGCGGCGGCAGCGCGCCGGGCGGCGGCGGCGAAGCCGACTCCGCTATGGCCGAGAAGCTCGCGGTCCAGGGCGGCCAATGCTCCGGCGTGGGCAACGGCGGCATGGCCGCTCGCTGCAGCAACGGCCGAGGCGGCTATTCCACCGGACAATGCTGGGGCTTTGTAAAAGCCGCGGTCATTCGCTCCGGCCTGGCAACCCGCGCCGACATCGACCGCCTCGCCGCCAAGGTCGGCATGAGCGCCTATCAGGTCCAGGTCAGCGCCTCCGGCTTCACCCACGCCGCCGACCGCGCCAGCCCCGAGGCCCTGGCCTCGACTATGGGCCTTAAAAAGATCGACGTCCCGCCGTCCCAGGCCCCCCGCGGCGCCATCATCGGTTGGTTCGCCGGCTGCCGCGGCTACCACGCCACCTATGGCCATATCGAGGTCGCCATGGGCGACGGGTATGCCTGCTCGGACTTCTGCGGCCCCGTGGGCAACGCGAGCTGCGGACGTGTCTTCGTGCCGATCAAATAG
- a CDS encoding TadE/TadG family type IV pilus assembly protein, translated as MKRLQSLKTKLTRPMRRFLADEGGATLTEFIITLPIFILIFAGIANLSRLNTAVVRTSGVAYATMWDNALEVQKDTAGIHTSVGHAGSAIKANMTTYRDKQEEDYVHQVVRRETNAQGSGLASKGTLGESEARVRSTHKEIKLRWIHADVTSNIQPIVGDSTYGKRLFDDGSSAPRVSFNSSNGFGTGTTGLTGSKPRLAHATSAHYGEEMGTDTQTVTIAGQQFHIYQYYNTLVSPRWQREDAAGVVARGALKGISAYDNLLGIAETQRLTKQSQTVNKIKGAME; from the coding sequence ATGAAACGACTCCAGTCGCTCAAAACCAAGCTGACCCGCCCGATGCGCAGATTTCTGGCCGATGAAGGCGGCGCGACGCTGACCGAGTTCATCATCACCTTGCCGATCTTTATCCTGATTTTTGCGGGCATCGCCAACCTGTCGCGCCTGAACACCGCGGTGGTGCGCACCAGCGGGGTCGCCTACGCCACGATGTGGGATAACGCGCTGGAGGTCCAAAAAGACACCGCGGGCATTCACACCTCGGTGGGCCACGCCGGCAGCGCCATCAAGGCGAATATGACCACCTACCGTGACAAACAAGAAGAGGACTACGTCCACCAGGTGGTGCGCCGTGAGACCAACGCCCAGGGCTCGGGCCTGGCCTCGAAGGGAACGCTCGGGGAGTCGGAGGCGCGGGTACGATCGACGCATAAGGAGATCAAACTTCGCTGGATCCACGCCGACGTGACCTCCAATATCCAGCCCATCGTGGGCGACTCGACCTACGGCAAACGCCTCTTCGACGATGGCTCATCAGCCCCGCGCGTCAGCTTTAACTCCAGCAACGGCTTCGGCACCGGCACCACCGGGCTCACCGGCTCCAAGCCCCGCCTGGCGCACGCGACCTCCGCGCATTACGGCGAAGAAATGGGCACCGACACCCAGACCGTGACGATCGCCGGGCAGCAATTCCATATCTATCAATATTATAACACGCTGGTGTCGCCGCGCTGGCAGCGCGAAGACGCCGCAGGTGTCGTGGCGCGCGGCGCCCTCAAGGGCATCTCGGCCTACGATAACCTGCTCGGTATCGCCGAGACTCAGCGCCTGACCAAGCAGTCCCAGACGGTCAATAAGATAAAGGGAGCGATGGAATGA